The proteins below come from a single Phocoena sinus isolate mPhoSin1 chromosome 2, mPhoSin1.pri, whole genome shotgun sequence genomic window:
- the KIF26A gene encoding kinesin-like protein KIF26A isoform X2, protein MLRIWPAQGAQRLAESTSFLKVDPRKKQVTLYDPATGPPGCTGPRHATAAAIPKMFAFDAVFPQDSEQAEVCSGTVADVLQSVVSGADGCIFSFGHVSLGKSYTMIGKDISPQSLGIVPCAISWLFRLIDERKERVGARFSVRVSAVEVCGRDQSLRDLLAEVASSSLQDTQSPGVYLREDPVCGAQLQNQSELRAPTAEKAAFYLDAALAARSARQAGGGEDALGSSHMLFTLHVYQYRVEKCGRGGMSGGHSRLHLIDFGSCEGAPGRGGEAPGGPPYLSLSALGSVILALVSGAKHVPYREHRLTTLLRETLATANCRTTMIAHISDAPARHAETLSTVQLAAHLHRLRRKKVKYASSSSGGDSSCEEGRARRPPHLRPFHPRSAAPDPDRLAPSSPGDPDYSSSSEQSCDTVIYVGPGGAALSDRELTDSEGPPDFVPIIPALSRRHPSRGPRDADHFRCSTFAELQERLECIHGSEGPPGGLGGTSGAQAGPARGGRKPSLSEAVAPRKAVGSPLAASTPRGSPGPDTHRGAPEPSKAGGDQREDGSARPELPVPDKATGGRGRRPLPSPAPPLPWQLEAGGAPEEPGGADGVGVVRTPPVGTSGQEGGPRPSARGQGLERGLLTTTVTLQRPVELNGEDELVFTLVEELSLGALAGPGRPSSLASLGSDCSLQALASGSRPVSIISSINDEFDAYTSRAPGGAPDGAAAAGGSRGSSVSSWLSEASVCAADSLGPAPRPPSQASPDPFGPGSPAGPDPLGAPILDGSLEGSSFQFSEQDRSDSPGPAHSPCPTEEATAAASRPGREPHAASPRGATPAPTIHSSLPRKPRTTSAAGRVGCPRLAPGPPGPGGLFEDPWLLRADERGLLPLASASRAPGLAPMLACSQRVVDGCEVGRAAHRPEAVAQIPPLRRGATTLGVTTPSTSFGDASAEAAACLGSSKATSSSKKSVASKGDLCPRPGGGAAPPAPPVRKSSLEHKNSPAPAPPQAGSLAWAGAATFLRGEGEARPGGRADHSIPRATSSLKARAGKAEAGCRPATHGSLERCEEGLAHGSSKAREGPGRPARAVPRLGVPPASPTPGPAPACRSSPAKGVGAPKPPTSGGKGRSPAVGGSRALGASVKPLAPVAGRTPGGPVTGPRVAPRAVPCVGAKASRGTIMGTKQALRAAHSRVNELAAGGGHGRSGPLWGSADSDSGNDSGVNVSEERPPAGPALPSPYSKVTAPRRPQRYSSGHGSDNSSVLSGELPPAMGRTALFYHSGGSSGYESMMRDSEATGSASSAPDSMSDSGAASPGARSRSLKSPKKRATGLQRRRLIPAPLPDAAALGRKPSLPGQWVDLPLPLAGSLKEPFEIKVYEIDDVERLQRHCLPAREDPAEPSQNAEKGPACVSAKLRLAERRQQRLQEVWAKREALREELAETQGRLMVEPGRWLEQFEVDPELEPESAEYLAALERATAALEQRVNLCKARVMVVTCFDISVAAATAAPGPQEVDV, encoded by the exons ATGTTGCGGATCTGGCCTGCTCAGGGGGCCCAGCGCTTGGCCGAGTCCACGTCCTTCCTGAAGGTGGACCCGAGGAAGAAGCAGGTGACCCTCTATGACCCGGCCACGGGGCCCCCAGGCTGCACGGGTCCCCGACACGCCACCGCGGCTGCCATTCCCAAGATGTTTGCCTTCGATGCCGTCTTCCCCCAGGACTCGGAGCAG GCCGAGGTCTGCTCGGGGACAGTGGCCGACGTGCTTCAGTCGGTGGTCAGTGGGGCCGATGGCTGCATTTTCTCCTTTGGCCACGTGAGCCTTG GCAAGTCCTACACCATGATCGGGAAGGACATCTCGCCCCAGAGCCTGGGCATCGTGCCCTGCGCCATCTCCTGGCTCTTCAGGCTCATTGACGAGCGCAAGGAGAGGGTGGGCGCCCGCTTCTCCGTCCGCGTCTCGGCCGTGGAGGTATGCGGCCGGGACCAGAGCCTGCGGGACCTGCTGGCCGAGGTGGCCTCCAGCAGCCTGCAGGACACCCAGTCCCCGGGGGTGTACCTGCGGGAGGACCCCGTCTGCGGGGCGCAG CTCCAGAACCAGAGCGAGCTGCGGGCGCCCACGGCTGAGAAGGCGGCCTTCTACCTGGACGCGGCACTGGCTGCGCGCAGCGCCCGCCAGGCCGGCGGTGGCGAGGACGCCCTGGGCAGCTCGCACATGCTCTTCACGCTGCACGTGTACCAGTACCGTGTGGAGAAGTGCGGCAGGGGCGGAA TGTCTGGAGGCCACAGCCGCCTGCACCTCATTGACTTCGGCAGCTGTGAGGGGGCacctggcaggggtggggaggcccCCGGGGGCCCGCCATATCTGTCCTTGTCGGCATTGGGCAGCGTCATCTTGGCCCTGGTCAGCGGAGCCAAGCACGTGCCCTACAG GGAGCACAGGCTCACCACGCTGCTGCGGGAGACCCTGGCCACCGCCAACTGCCGCACCACCATGATCGCGCACATCTCTGATGCGCCCGCCCGCCACGCCGAGACGCTCAGTACGGTGCAGCTGGCCGCCCACCTCCACCGCCTGCGTAGGAAGAAGGTCAAG TACGCGTCCAGCTCCTCGGGTGGGGACAGCTCCTGCGAGGAAGGCCGTGCCCGCCGCCCCCCGCACCTGCGACCCTTCCACCCGCGCTCTGCAGCCCCAGACCCCGACCGCCTGGCCCCCAGCTCGCCCGGTGACCCCGACTACTCATCCAGCAGCGAGCAGTCCTGCGACACCGTCATCTACGTGGGGCCGGGGGGGGCGGCGCTGTCGGACCGCGAGCTCACGGACAGCGAGGGCCCCCCCGACTTTGTGCCCATCATCCCCGCACTGAGCCGCCGCCACCCCTCCCGGGGCCCGCGTGACGCTGACCACTTCCGCTGCAGCACCTTCGCGGAGCTGCAGGAGCGGCTGGAGTGCATCCACGGCAGCGAGGGCCCCCCAGGAGGCCTGGGTGGCACCAGCGGAGCCCAGGCTGGCCCGGCGCGCGGGGGCAGGAAGCCCTCGCTGTCCGAGGCCGTGGCCCCCAGGAAGGCCGTGGGCTCCCCGCTGGCCGCCAGCACGCCTCGCGGCAGCCCCGGCCCAGATACCCACCGGGGTGCCCCAGAGCCCTCCAAGGCTGGTGGTGACCAGAGAGAGGACGGCAGTGCCAGGCCCGAGCTGCCTGTGCCGGATAAGGCCAcggggggcagaggcaggaggccgCTGCCCAGCCCGGCCCCCCCACTGCCTTGGCAGCTGGAAGCTGGCGGGGCCCCGGAGGAGCCCGGGGGAGCCGACGGCGTGGGTGTGGTACGGACGCCCCCCGTGGGCACGAGCGGGCAGGAGGGCGGCCCCCGCCCCTCTGCACGCGGCCAGGGTCTGGAGCGGGGCCTGCTGACCACCACGGTGACCTTGCAGCGGCCCGTGGAGCTCAACGGCGAGGACGAGCTGGTGTTCACGCTGGTGGAGGAGCTGTCCCTGGGGGCGCTGGCCGGCCCCGGGCGCCCCTCCAGCCTGGCCAGCCTCGGCAGCGACTGCTCGCTGCAGGCCCTGGCCTCGGGCTCGAGGCCCGTCAGCATCATCAGCAGCATCAACGACGAGTTCGACGCGTACACCTCGCGGGCGCCCGGCGGGGCCCCGGATGGGGCGGCCGCGGCCGGCGGCAGCCGCGGCTCCTCCGTCAGCTCGTGGCTCAGCGAGGCCAGCGTGTGCGCGGCCGACAGCCTCGGCCCCGCCCCGCGGCCTCCCTCGCAGGCCAGCCCAGACCCCTTTGGCCCCGGCTCGCCGGCGGGGCCTGACCCTCTGGGCGCCCCGATCCTGGATGGCTCCTTGGAGGGAAGCAGCTTTCAGTTCTCAGAGCAGGACAGATCGGACAGTCCCGGCCCCGCCCACAGTCCTTGTCCCACGGAGGAGGCCACGGCAGCTGCCAGCCGACCTGGCCGGGAGCCCCACGCTGCGTCTCCACGGGGGGCCACCCCAGCACCAACCATCCACTCCAGCCTTCCCCGCAAACCGAGGACTACCTCAGCGGCCGGTCGTGTGGGCTGCCCCCGCCTGGCCCCGGGCCCGCCTGGCCCTGGAGGCCTCTTCGAGGACCCTTGGCTTCTCCGGGCGGACGAGCGTGGCCTGCTGCCCCTGGCCTCTGCCAGCAGGGCCCCCGGCCTGGCCCCGATGCTGGCTTGTTCCCAGAGGGTGGTGGACGGCtgtgaggtgggcagggcagcccACAGGCCAGAGGCCGTGGCTCAGATCCCACCGCTGCGGAGGGGAGCCACCACGCTGGGTGTGACCACGCCCTCCACATCCTTCGGGGACGCCTCGGCTGAGGCAGCGGCCTGCCTGGGCAGCTCAAAGGCCACCTCCAGCAGCAAGAAGAGTGTGGCCTCCAAAGGGGACCTCTGCCCGCGGCCTGGCGGGGGGGCGGCCCCCCCGGCCCCGCCGGTGCGCAAGTCCAGCCTGGAGCACAAGAACAGCCCGGCGCCGGCCCCTCCCCAGGCCGGGAGCCTGGCTTGGGCCGGGGCTGCCACCTTCCTccgaggggagggggaggccaggcctgggggccGGGCCGACCACTCCATCCCCAGGGCCACGTCCAGCCTGAAGGCCCGGGCTGGCAAGGCAGAGGCAGGGTGCCGTCCTGCCACTCACGGGTCTCTGGAGCGGTGCGAGGAGGGCCTGGCGCACGGCAGCAGCAAGGCCAGGGAAGGCCCCGGGAGGCCGGCCCGGGCCGTGCCCAGGTTGGGTGTGCCGCCTGCCAGCCCCACGCCTGGGCCCGCTCCTGCCTGTAGGAGCAGCCCGGCCAAGGGCGTGGGGGCCCCCAAGCCCCCCACCAGCGGGGGCAAGGGCCGCAGCCCGGCGGTAGGCGGGTCCAGGGCTCTGGGTGCTTCGGTGAAGCCGCTGGCCCCTGTGGCGGGCAGGACCCCTGGGGGCCCAGTGACGGGCCCCAGGGTCGCCCCGCGAGCGGTGCCTTGCGTTGGGGCCAAGGCCAGCCGAGGCACCATCATGGGCACCAAGCAGGCGCTCCGGGCCGCCCACAGCCGTGTCAACGAGCTGGCGGCCGGCGGAGGCCACGGCCGGAGTGGCCCCTTGTGGGGCTCGGCCGACTCGGACAGCGGCAACGACAGTGGCGTGAACGTGTCCGAAGAGCGGCCGCCCGCGGGCCCGGCGCTGCCCTCTCCATACAGCAAGGTGACGGCCCCGCGGCGGCCGCAGCGCTACAGCAGCGGCCACGGCAGCGACAACAGCAGCGTGCTGAGCGGGGAGCTGCCGCCCGCCATGGGCCGCACGGCCCTTTTCTACCacagcggcggcagcagcggctaCGAGAGCATGATGCGTGACAGCGAGGCCACCGGCAGCGCCTCCTCGGCCCCCGACTCCATGAGCGACAGTGGGGCCGCATCCCCGGGTGCCCGCTCCCGCAGCCTCAAGTCCCCCAAGAAGAGGGCCACAG GTCTGCAGCGGCGACGGCTGATCCCGGCCCCGCTGCCCGATGCTGCTGCCCTGGGCCGCAAGCCCAGCCTCCCCGGCCAGTGGGTGGACCTGCCACTGCCCCTGGCCGGCTCGCTGAAGGAGCCCTTTGAGATCAAGGTGTACGAGATCGATGACGTGGAGCGCCTGCAGCGGCACTGCCTGCCCGCGAGGGAGGACCCGGCCGAG CCCTCCCAGAATGCAGAGAAG GGCCCGGCGTGCGTCAGTGCGAAGTTGCGGCTGGCCGAGCGTAGGCAGCAGCGGCTGCAGGAGGTGTGGGCCAAGCGTGAGGCGCTCCGCGAGGAGCTGGCTGAGACCCAGGGCCGGCTGATGGTGGAGCCCGGCCGCTGGCTGGAGCAGT TCGAGGTGGACCCGGAGCTGGAGCCCGAGTCGGCCGAGTACCTGGCGGCCCTGGAGCGCGCCACGGCCGCCCTGGAGCAGCGCGTGAACCTGTGCAAGGCCCGCGTCATGGTGGTCACCTGCTTCGACATCAGCGTCGCCGCCGCCACCGCTGCCCCGGGGCCGCAGGAGGTGGACGTCTGA
- the KIF26A gene encoding kinesin-like protein KIF26A isoform X1, protein MGSRGAPLCAAQPAVTEGGPARETLQLLEVPPRKRLTAGPEQDPCGSRPAPEGAGAGAEQGHSAGGGGWCRHCHTKLAELKRQAWKLVGGPGTPLRDPCLSALLLDELPACRPEAERRCDVCTTHLTQLTREALRLLQAPASREDPDAPHGGPGLMPPSPGAATSPRDGPAPVGPVGRQLGRVGPDRRKGLGWPSGPSVQVSVAPAGLGGALSTVTIQAQQCLEGMWSVSRVNSFLPPTCLAEAAVAAVAVADTVRDGPLSVGPDGASKTWSRGGACTTALVTPAPGIPAGASTGPSAAASFFLRAAQKLSLASKRKKPHPPPAPATRGASTYPTDFSGVLQLWPPPVPPCLLRAASKAKDNPSSVGKVKVMLRIWPAQGAQRLAESTSFLKVDPRKKQVTLYDPATGPPGCTGPRHATAAAIPKMFAFDAVFPQDSEQAEVCSGTVADVLQSVVSGADGCIFSFGHVSLGKSYTMIGKDISPQSLGIVPCAISWLFRLIDERKERVGARFSVRVSAVEVCGRDQSLRDLLAEVASSSLQDTQSPGVYLREDPVCGAQLQNQSELRAPTAEKAAFYLDAALAARSARQAGGGEDALGSSHMLFTLHVYQYRVEKCGRGGMSGGHSRLHLIDFGSCEGAPGRGGEAPGGPPYLSLSALGSVILALVSGAKHVPYREHRLTTLLRETLATANCRTTMIAHISDAPARHAETLSTVQLAAHLHRLRRKKVKYASSSSGGDSSCEEGRARRPPHLRPFHPRSAAPDPDRLAPSSPGDPDYSSSSEQSCDTVIYVGPGGAALSDRELTDSEGPPDFVPIIPALSRRHPSRGPRDADHFRCSTFAELQERLECIHGSEGPPGGLGGTSGAQAGPARGGRKPSLSEAVAPRKAVGSPLAASTPRGSPGPDTHRGAPEPSKAGGDQREDGSARPELPVPDKATGGRGRRPLPSPAPPLPWQLEAGGAPEEPGGADGVGVVRTPPVGTSGQEGGPRPSARGQGLERGLLTTTVTLQRPVELNGEDELVFTLVEELSLGALAGPGRPSSLASLGSDCSLQALASGSRPVSIISSINDEFDAYTSRAPGGAPDGAAAAGGSRGSSVSSWLSEASVCAADSLGPAPRPPSQASPDPFGPGSPAGPDPLGAPILDGSLEGSSFQFSEQDRSDSPGPAHSPCPTEEATAAASRPGREPHAASPRGATPAPTIHSSLPRKPRTTSAAGRVGCPRLAPGPPGPGGLFEDPWLLRADERGLLPLASASRAPGLAPMLACSQRVVDGCEVGRAAHRPEAVAQIPPLRRGATTLGVTTPSTSFGDASAEAAACLGSSKATSSSKKSVASKGDLCPRPGGGAAPPAPPVRKSSLEHKNSPAPAPPQAGSLAWAGAATFLRGEGEARPGGRADHSIPRATSSLKARAGKAEAGCRPATHGSLERCEEGLAHGSSKAREGPGRPARAVPRLGVPPASPTPGPAPACRSSPAKGVGAPKPPTSGGKGRSPAVGGSRALGASVKPLAPVAGRTPGGPVTGPRVAPRAVPCVGAKASRGTIMGTKQALRAAHSRVNELAAGGGHGRSGPLWGSADSDSGNDSGVNVSEERPPAGPALPSPYSKVTAPRRPQRYSSGHGSDNSSVLSGELPPAMGRTALFYHSGGSSGYESMMRDSEATGSASSAPDSMSDSGAASPGARSRSLKSPKKRATGLQRRRLIPAPLPDAAALGRKPSLPGQWVDLPLPLAGSLKEPFEIKVYEIDDVERLQRHCLPAREDPAEPSQNAEKGPACVSAKLRLAERRQQRLQEVWAKREALREELAETQGRLMVEPGRWLEQFEVDPELEPESAEYLAALERATAALEQRVNLCKARVMVVTCFDISVAAATAAPGPQEVDV, encoded by the exons GACCCGTGCCTCTCCGCTCTGCTTCTTGACGAGCTGCCTGCGTGTCGCCCGGAGGCTGAGCGCCGCTGTGACGTCTGTACCACGCACCTGACCCAGCTCACACGGGAGGCTCTGCGGCTGCTTCAGGCGCCCGCCAGCCGCGAGGACCCTGACGCCCCCCATGGAGGCCCCGGACTCATGCCCCCCAGCCCCGGTGCCGCCACCAGCCCGAGGGATGGACCGGCGCCGGTGGGCCCGGTGGGGCGGCAGCTGGGCCGAGTGGGGCCAGacaggaggaaggggctgggctgGCCGTCCGGGCCCAGCGTCCAGGTGTCGGTGGCACCTGCTGGCCTGGGCGGGGCACTGAGCACGGTCACCATCCAGGCCCAGCAGTGCCTAGAGGGCATGTGGAGCGTCTCGAGGGTCAACAGCTTCCTGCCACCGACGTGCCTG gCTGAAGCAGCGGTGGCCGCGGTGGCGGTGGCAGACACGGTCCGGGACGGCCCCCTGTCCGTGGGCCCTGATGGTGCGTCGAAGACGTGGAGCCGCGGCGGGGCCTGCACCACGGCCCTGgtcaccccagccccaggcatCCCAGCGGGAGCCTCCACGGGCCCATCAGCCGCAGCCTCCTTCTTCCTCAG ggctgcccAGAAGCTCAGCCTGGCCTCCAAGCGCAAGAAGCCCCACCCGCCGCCGGCCCCCGCCACCCGAGGAGCCTCCACCTACCCCACGGACTTCAGTGGGGTCCTGCAGCTGTGGCCGCCCCCTGTGCCTCCTTGCCTGCTCAGGGCCGCCTCCAAGGCCAAGGACAACCCCAGCAGTGTCGGAAAG gtGAAGGTCATGTTGCGGATCTGGCCTGCTCAGGGGGCCCAGCGCTTGGCCGAGTCCACGTCCTTCCTGAAGGTGGACCCGAGGAAGAAGCAGGTGACCCTCTATGACCCGGCCACGGGGCCCCCAGGCTGCACGGGTCCCCGACACGCCACCGCGGCTGCCATTCCCAAGATGTTTGCCTTCGATGCCGTCTTCCCCCAGGACTCGGAGCAG GCCGAGGTCTGCTCGGGGACAGTGGCCGACGTGCTTCAGTCGGTGGTCAGTGGGGCCGATGGCTGCATTTTCTCCTTTGGCCACGTGAGCCTTG GCAAGTCCTACACCATGATCGGGAAGGACATCTCGCCCCAGAGCCTGGGCATCGTGCCCTGCGCCATCTCCTGGCTCTTCAGGCTCATTGACGAGCGCAAGGAGAGGGTGGGCGCCCGCTTCTCCGTCCGCGTCTCGGCCGTGGAGGTATGCGGCCGGGACCAGAGCCTGCGGGACCTGCTGGCCGAGGTGGCCTCCAGCAGCCTGCAGGACACCCAGTCCCCGGGGGTGTACCTGCGGGAGGACCCCGTCTGCGGGGCGCAG CTCCAGAACCAGAGCGAGCTGCGGGCGCCCACGGCTGAGAAGGCGGCCTTCTACCTGGACGCGGCACTGGCTGCGCGCAGCGCCCGCCAGGCCGGCGGTGGCGAGGACGCCCTGGGCAGCTCGCACATGCTCTTCACGCTGCACGTGTACCAGTACCGTGTGGAGAAGTGCGGCAGGGGCGGAA TGTCTGGAGGCCACAGCCGCCTGCACCTCATTGACTTCGGCAGCTGTGAGGGGGCacctggcaggggtggggaggcccCCGGGGGCCCGCCATATCTGTCCTTGTCGGCATTGGGCAGCGTCATCTTGGCCCTGGTCAGCGGAGCCAAGCACGTGCCCTACAG GGAGCACAGGCTCACCACGCTGCTGCGGGAGACCCTGGCCACCGCCAACTGCCGCACCACCATGATCGCGCACATCTCTGATGCGCCCGCCCGCCACGCCGAGACGCTCAGTACGGTGCAGCTGGCCGCCCACCTCCACCGCCTGCGTAGGAAGAAGGTCAAG TACGCGTCCAGCTCCTCGGGTGGGGACAGCTCCTGCGAGGAAGGCCGTGCCCGCCGCCCCCCGCACCTGCGACCCTTCCACCCGCGCTCTGCAGCCCCAGACCCCGACCGCCTGGCCCCCAGCTCGCCCGGTGACCCCGACTACTCATCCAGCAGCGAGCAGTCCTGCGACACCGTCATCTACGTGGGGCCGGGGGGGGCGGCGCTGTCGGACCGCGAGCTCACGGACAGCGAGGGCCCCCCCGACTTTGTGCCCATCATCCCCGCACTGAGCCGCCGCCACCCCTCCCGGGGCCCGCGTGACGCTGACCACTTCCGCTGCAGCACCTTCGCGGAGCTGCAGGAGCGGCTGGAGTGCATCCACGGCAGCGAGGGCCCCCCAGGAGGCCTGGGTGGCACCAGCGGAGCCCAGGCTGGCCCGGCGCGCGGGGGCAGGAAGCCCTCGCTGTCCGAGGCCGTGGCCCCCAGGAAGGCCGTGGGCTCCCCGCTGGCCGCCAGCACGCCTCGCGGCAGCCCCGGCCCAGATACCCACCGGGGTGCCCCAGAGCCCTCCAAGGCTGGTGGTGACCAGAGAGAGGACGGCAGTGCCAGGCCCGAGCTGCCTGTGCCGGATAAGGCCAcggggggcagaggcaggaggccgCTGCCCAGCCCGGCCCCCCCACTGCCTTGGCAGCTGGAAGCTGGCGGGGCCCCGGAGGAGCCCGGGGGAGCCGACGGCGTGGGTGTGGTACGGACGCCCCCCGTGGGCACGAGCGGGCAGGAGGGCGGCCCCCGCCCCTCTGCACGCGGCCAGGGTCTGGAGCGGGGCCTGCTGACCACCACGGTGACCTTGCAGCGGCCCGTGGAGCTCAACGGCGAGGACGAGCTGGTGTTCACGCTGGTGGAGGAGCTGTCCCTGGGGGCGCTGGCCGGCCCCGGGCGCCCCTCCAGCCTGGCCAGCCTCGGCAGCGACTGCTCGCTGCAGGCCCTGGCCTCGGGCTCGAGGCCCGTCAGCATCATCAGCAGCATCAACGACGAGTTCGACGCGTACACCTCGCGGGCGCCCGGCGGGGCCCCGGATGGGGCGGCCGCGGCCGGCGGCAGCCGCGGCTCCTCCGTCAGCTCGTGGCTCAGCGAGGCCAGCGTGTGCGCGGCCGACAGCCTCGGCCCCGCCCCGCGGCCTCCCTCGCAGGCCAGCCCAGACCCCTTTGGCCCCGGCTCGCCGGCGGGGCCTGACCCTCTGGGCGCCCCGATCCTGGATGGCTCCTTGGAGGGAAGCAGCTTTCAGTTCTCAGAGCAGGACAGATCGGACAGTCCCGGCCCCGCCCACAGTCCTTGTCCCACGGAGGAGGCCACGGCAGCTGCCAGCCGACCTGGCCGGGAGCCCCACGCTGCGTCTCCACGGGGGGCCACCCCAGCACCAACCATCCACTCCAGCCTTCCCCGCAAACCGAGGACTACCTCAGCGGCCGGTCGTGTGGGCTGCCCCCGCCTGGCCCCGGGCCCGCCTGGCCCTGGAGGCCTCTTCGAGGACCCTTGGCTTCTCCGGGCGGACGAGCGTGGCCTGCTGCCCCTGGCCTCTGCCAGCAGGGCCCCCGGCCTGGCCCCGATGCTGGCTTGTTCCCAGAGGGTGGTGGACGGCtgtgaggtgggcagggcagcccACAGGCCAGAGGCCGTGGCTCAGATCCCACCGCTGCGGAGGGGAGCCACCACGCTGGGTGTGACCACGCCCTCCACATCCTTCGGGGACGCCTCGGCTGAGGCAGCGGCCTGCCTGGGCAGCTCAAAGGCCACCTCCAGCAGCAAGAAGAGTGTGGCCTCCAAAGGGGACCTCTGCCCGCGGCCTGGCGGGGGGGCGGCCCCCCCGGCCCCGCCGGTGCGCAAGTCCAGCCTGGAGCACAAGAACAGCCCGGCGCCGGCCCCTCCCCAGGCCGGGAGCCTGGCTTGGGCCGGGGCTGCCACCTTCCTccgaggggagggggaggccaggcctgggggccGGGCCGACCACTCCATCCCCAGGGCCACGTCCAGCCTGAAGGCCCGGGCTGGCAAGGCAGAGGCAGGGTGCCGTCCTGCCACTCACGGGTCTCTGGAGCGGTGCGAGGAGGGCCTGGCGCACGGCAGCAGCAAGGCCAGGGAAGGCCCCGGGAGGCCGGCCCGGGCCGTGCCCAGGTTGGGTGTGCCGCCTGCCAGCCCCACGCCTGGGCCCGCTCCTGCCTGTAGGAGCAGCCCGGCCAAGGGCGTGGGGGCCCCCAAGCCCCCCACCAGCGGGGGCAAGGGCCGCAGCCCGGCGGTAGGCGGGTCCAGGGCTCTGGGTGCTTCGGTGAAGCCGCTGGCCCCTGTGGCGGGCAGGACCCCTGGGGGCCCAGTGACGGGCCCCAGGGTCGCCCCGCGAGCGGTGCCTTGCGTTGGGGCCAAGGCCAGCCGAGGCACCATCATGGGCACCAAGCAGGCGCTCCGGGCCGCCCACAGCCGTGTCAACGAGCTGGCGGCCGGCGGAGGCCACGGCCGGAGTGGCCCCTTGTGGGGCTCGGCCGACTCGGACAGCGGCAACGACAGTGGCGTGAACGTGTCCGAAGAGCGGCCGCCCGCGGGCCCGGCGCTGCCCTCTCCATACAGCAAGGTGACGGCCCCGCGGCGGCCGCAGCGCTACAGCAGCGGCCACGGCAGCGACAACAGCAGCGTGCTGAGCGGGGAGCTGCCGCCCGCCATGGGCCGCACGGCCCTTTTCTACCacagcggcggcagcagcggctaCGAGAGCATGATGCGTGACAGCGAGGCCACCGGCAGCGCCTCCTCGGCCCCCGACTCCATGAGCGACAGTGGGGCCGCATCCCCGGGTGCCCGCTCCCGCAGCCTCAAGTCCCCCAAGAAGAGGGCCACAG GTCTGCAGCGGCGACGGCTGATCCCGGCCCCGCTGCCCGATGCTGCTGCCCTGGGCCGCAAGCCCAGCCTCCCCGGCCAGTGGGTGGACCTGCCACTGCCCCTGGCCGGCTCGCTGAAGGAGCCCTTTGAGATCAAGGTGTACGAGATCGATGACGTGGAGCGCCTGCAGCGGCACTGCCTGCCCGCGAGGGAGGACCCGGCCGAG CCCTCCCAGAATGCAGAGAAG GGCCCGGCGTGCGTCAGTGCGAAGTTGCGGCTGGCCGAGCGTAGGCAGCAGCGGCTGCAGGAGGTGTGGGCCAAGCGTGAGGCGCTCCGCGAGGAGCTGGCTGAGACCCAGGGCCGGCTGATGGTGGAGCCCGGCCGCTGGCTGGAGCAGT TCGAGGTGGACCCGGAGCTGGAGCCCGAGTCGGCCGAGTACCTGGCGGCCCTGGAGCGCGCCACGGCCGCCCTGGAGCAGCGCGTGAACCTGTGCAAGGCCCGCGTCATGGTGGTCACCTGCTTCGACATCAGCGTCGCCGCCGCCACCGCTGCCCCGGGGCCGCAGGAGGTGGACGTCTGA